In one Verrucomicrobiota bacterium genomic region, the following are encoded:
- a CDS encoding DUF1328 domain-containing protein, with translation MLTWVLTCLILVLVEVVVSFSDARVRVRWVVQSLCVLFLILLLVHTLFP, from the coding sequence ATGCTGACCTGGGTGCTGACCTGCTTGATTTTGGTCCTCGTAGAGGTGGTGGTGAGCTTTTCCGACGCACGCGTGCGGGTGCGTTGGGTGGTTCAAAGCCTGTGCGTGCTCTTTCTGATCTTGCTTCTGGTTCATACGCTGTTTCCATAA
- a CDS encoding RNA polymerase sigma factor, whose product MHDENLPDLLSRIRQGEQSAAQSLVTQLYPLVLKIVRNHLPRREAEEDLCQEVFLKIFSKVHQFRSDVPFEHWVSRIAVNTCIDHLRKQKNRPEYRWSDFTEEQQAALSNLREGATLPPERSPEEVRELLFRLMATLKPDERLVIQLMYLEEKSVAEIGNLTGWKTSKVKVTAFRARQKLLAAIQRVEK is encoded by the coding sequence ATGCACGACGAGAACCTCCCTGACCTGCTCAGCCGCATCCGGCAGGGAGAGCAATCGGCGGCCCAGTCGTTGGTCACCCAGCTTTACCCTCTGGTACTCAAAATCGTCCGGAACCATCTCCCCCGGCGGGAAGCGGAGGAAGACCTGTGCCAGGAGGTTTTCCTGAAAATCTTTTCAAAGGTTCATCAGTTCCGTTCGGACGTTCCGTTCGAACACTGGGTGTCGCGGATCGCGGTAAACACGTGTATCGATCACTTGCGCAAGCAAAAGAATCGGCCTGAATATCGATGGTCGGACTTCACCGAAGAGCAGCAAGCCGCACTGAGCAATTTGCGCGAGGGTGCCACCCTGCCGCCGGAGCGTTCGCCCGAAGAAGTGCGCGAACTGCTGTTTCGGCTGATGGCCACGCTGAAGCCTGACGAGAGATTGGTAATCCAGTTGATGTATTTAGAAGAGAAATCGGTCGCGGAAATTGGTAACTTAACCGGTTGGAAAACGTCGAAAGTCAAGGTGACGGCTTTCAGAGCGCGGCAGAAATTGCTGGCCGCGATTCAACGAGTGGAAAAATGA